In Tachypleus tridentatus isolate NWPU-2018 chromosome 7, ASM421037v1, whole genome shotgun sequence, a genomic segment contains:
- the LOC143255438 gene encoding uncharacterized protein LOC143255438 isoform X2, whose amino-acid sequence MVLLKKQWMKTEFWFLLKQGKLIIQIPQRINIKYSKFLNAKVLKKNMAANPKNDHIKVKTVVCQDIEDNTKTPEDSMCTKNPSSERSKDEENSWSLRRVEHEESGSSIESDVRKYRSSCTEDEEVQYEISSVKRDKGESGTTLNDYSVIESNSIECCYTSNITSSRDIVPVAIPQEEDVEEYALNPNINPPEGATVDHGAAIIQKNCDISEKHLLWKEVDEEGDNLTREHVDMRHDVCGSTEQEVDPNNRKWVPSFKTETEPKQKIENSRINDSVNNTSQEHKIKLNAEIMRQHNDLHREANQIETPYKGKSSKKSTPMSSADTDVLSIQEHSSKIRKSQRGLEYGQASQDLEDLRKTIEMTKERRMDKVTEKTKERKAVRFYRGSITNALRELRMLQEILGQKENISVPPSCNESSIRSDLSEEKSKNEFEGLCMVERREMANLMKENNSRFLLPGLRQEYSSIGQLKETMDDIGSAFYDNESQNQFIIKALEEGLNETKNKLIETEERERSLQTALQDMQQEKNKLQQHYSKTLEESLNKEKAEELRREIEKLKLQLREGDRKIEQLEKKEETTTEENIELRMNLLKIQEELTKQNYHKDSVIEERDTQIAELEREIKSLSDLRLKNEEAQQEQSKKIEELEKKQAKTLAAKTLEIRQEADCQLAELNIKIACQEEELIRLRRENSELGTRLKSSENICSVSSQDDILENQENLAWLESPLSSPNSGETSRLKKRVEEAESKAKENQDRADYLYLLLNQKLVELNKLQLTLSSQTKELIHLEKAALPTSMSS is encoded by the exons ATGGTGTTGCTAAAGAAGCAGTGGATGAAAACAGAATTTTGGTTTCTATTGAAACAAGGGAAGTTGATCATTCAAATTCCTCAACGAATAAAcatcaaatattcaaaatttctAAATGCGAAAGTTTTGAAAAAGAATATGGCGGCGAATCCAAAAAATGACCATATTAAAGTGAAAACTGTAGTTTGTCAGGATATCGAAGATAATACCAAAACACCAGAAGATTCGATGTGCACAAAAAATCCTTCTTCTGAAAGGAGTAAAGATGAGGAGAACAGCTGGTCTTTAAGAAGAGTAGAACACGAAGAAAGTGGAAGTTCGATAGAAAGTGACGTAAGAAAATATAGATCAAGCTGTACGGAAGATGAAGaagttcaatatgaaattagtAGTGTAAAGAGGGACAAAGGAGAATCAGGGACAACACTGAATGATTATTCTGTTATTGAATCCAACAGTATAGAATGTTGTTACACGTCTAACATTACTTCAAGTAGGGATATCGTACCGGTAGCTATTCCACAGGAAGAAGACGTTGAAGAATATGCACTAAATCCAAACATTAATCCACCAGAAGGCGCCACCGTGGATCACGGAGCAGCTATTATTCAGAAAAACTGTGATATTTCTGAGAAGCATTTATTATGGAAAGAAGTCGATGAGGAAGGAGACAATTTAACTAGAGAACATGTAGACATGAGACATGACGTTTGTGGAAGCACAGAACAGGAGGTTGATCCAAACAACAGGAAGTGGGTGCCGTCTTTCAAAACCGAAACTGAACCCAAACAGAAGATTGAAAACAGTCGGATAAATGACAGCGTGAACAACACGAGTCAAGAGCACAAGATTAAACTCAACGCAGAGATTATGAGACAGCATAACGATCTTCATAGAGAAGCCAACCAGATAGAAACTCCTTATAA AGGAAAAAGCTCGAAAAAATCAACTCCGATGTCTTCAGCAGACACAGATGTTCTCAGCATCCAAGAACACTCTTCAAAAATTCGGAAATCTCAA CGTGGACTTGAGTACGGTCAGGCGTCACAAGACCTGGAAGACTTGAGGAAGACAATAGAAATGACAAAAGAAAGAAGAATG GACAAGGTCACAGAGAAGACGAAGGAAAGAAAAGCAGTGAGGTTTTATCGTGGTTCAATAACG AACGCACTCCGCGAGCTGAGAATGCTGCAGGAAATTCTTGGCcagaaagaaaacatttctgtACCGCCATCTTGTAATGAATC CTCAATTCGAAGCGACCTGAGTGAAGAAAAGTCAAAGAACGAATTTGAAGGACTCTGTATGGTAGAAAGAAGAGAA ATGGCGAACCTTATGAAGGAAAATAATTCTCGTTTCTTGTTGCCCGGACTGAGGCAAGAGTACAGCTCCATAGGCCAATTAAAAGAAACCATGGACGACATAGGTAGCGCCTTCTATGATAATGAAAGTcaaaatcaatttattattaaagCTCTAGAAGAG GGCTTAaacgaaactaaaaataaactcaTAGAGACTGAAGAACGGGAGAGATCTCTCCAGACTGCACTCCAGGATATGCAGCAGGAGAAAAACAAGCTGCAACAG CATTATTCCAAAACTTTAGAAGAAAGTTTAAATAAGGAGAAAGCAGAAGAGCTACGGagggaaatagaaaaattaaaattacaattacgAGAAGGAGACAGAAAGATAGAACAGCTtgagaaaaaagaagaaacaacaaCGGAAGAAAACATTGAACTACGTATGAATCTCCTAAAAATACAAGAGGAattgacaaaacaaaattatcacaaAGATTCTGTGATTGAAGAGCGAGATACACAAATCGCTGAATTGGAAAGAGAGATTAAG TCTCTATCAGATCTCCGTTTGAAGAATGAGGAGGCACAACAAGAACAGTCAAAGAAAATAGAAGAACTTgaaaagaaacaagcaaaaacacTTGCTgcaaaaacacttgaaattaggCAG GAAGCTGACTGTCAGTTAGCAGAACTGAATATAAAAATTGCATGTCAAGAGGAGGAACTGATCCGCTTACGAAGAGAAAACTCAGAACTCGGTACACGATTGAAGAGTTCTGAAAACATCTGTAGTGTCAGCAGCCAAGATGACATACTGGAAAACCAAGAAAACTTGGCATGGCTCGAATCTCCACTT AGTTCACCCAACAGTGGAGAGACAAGCCGTCTGAAGAAGCGTGTTGAGGAAGCAGAGAGTAAAGCAAAAGAGAATCAGGACAGAGCAGATTACCTCTATCTCCTACTCAATCAGAAACTTGTAGAACTAAACAAACTACAGCTGACTCTTTCAAGCCAAACAAAG GAACTGATCCATTTGGAGAAAGCTGCACTACCAACTTCGATGTCATCTTAG
- the LOC143255438 gene encoding uncharacterized protein LOC143255438 isoform X1, whose amino-acid sequence MVLLKKQWMKTEFWFLLKQGKLIIQIPQRINIKYSKFLNAKVLKKNMAANPKNDHIKVKTVVCQDIEDNTKTPEDSMCTKNPSSERSKDEENSWSLRRVEHEESGSSIESDVRKYRSSCTEDEEVQYEISSVKRDKGESGTTLNDYSVIESNSIECCYTSNITSSRDIVPVAIPQEEDVEEYALNPNINPPEGATVDHGAAIIQKNCDISEKHLLWKEVDEEGDNLTREHVDMRHDVCGSTEQEVDPNNRKWVPSFKTETEPKQKIENSRINDSVNNTSQEHKIKLNAEIMRQHNDLHREANQIETPYKYEKGKSSKKSTPMSSADTDVLSIQEHSSKIRKSQRGLEYGQASQDLEDLRKTIEMTKERRMDKVTEKTKERKAVRFYRGSITNALRELRMLQEILGQKENISVPPSCNESSIRSDLSEEKSKNEFEGLCMVERREMANLMKENNSRFLLPGLRQEYSSIGQLKETMDDIGSAFYDNESQNQFIIKALEEGLNETKNKLIETEERERSLQTALQDMQQEKNKLQQHYSKTLEESLNKEKAEELRREIEKLKLQLREGDRKIEQLEKKEETTTEENIELRMNLLKIQEELTKQNYHKDSVIEERDTQIAELEREIKSLSDLRLKNEEAQQEQSKKIEELEKKQAKTLAAKTLEIRQEADCQLAELNIKIACQEEELIRLRRENSELGTRLKSSENICSVSSQDDILENQENLAWLESPLSSPNSGETSRLKKRVEEAESKAKENQDRADYLYLLLNQKLVELNKLQLTLSSQTKELIHLEKAALPTSMSS is encoded by the exons ATGGTGTTGCTAAAGAAGCAGTGGATGAAAACAGAATTTTGGTTTCTATTGAAACAAGGGAAGTTGATCATTCAAATTCCTCAACGAATAAAcatcaaatattcaaaatttctAAATGCGAAAGTTTTGAAAAAGAATATGGCGGCGAATCCAAAAAATGACCATATTAAAGTGAAAACTGTAGTTTGTCAGGATATCGAAGATAATACCAAAACACCAGAAGATTCGATGTGCACAAAAAATCCTTCTTCTGAAAGGAGTAAAGATGAGGAGAACAGCTGGTCTTTAAGAAGAGTAGAACACGAAGAAAGTGGAAGTTCGATAGAAAGTGACGTAAGAAAATATAGATCAAGCTGTACGGAAGATGAAGaagttcaatatgaaattagtAGTGTAAAGAGGGACAAAGGAGAATCAGGGACAACACTGAATGATTATTCTGTTATTGAATCCAACAGTATAGAATGTTGTTACACGTCTAACATTACTTCAAGTAGGGATATCGTACCGGTAGCTATTCCACAGGAAGAAGACGTTGAAGAATATGCACTAAATCCAAACATTAATCCACCAGAAGGCGCCACCGTGGATCACGGAGCAGCTATTATTCAGAAAAACTGTGATATTTCTGAGAAGCATTTATTATGGAAAGAAGTCGATGAGGAAGGAGACAATTTAACTAGAGAACATGTAGACATGAGACATGACGTTTGTGGAAGCACAGAACAGGAGGTTGATCCAAACAACAGGAAGTGGGTGCCGTCTTTCAAAACCGAAACTGAACCCAAACAGAAGATTGAAAACAGTCGGATAAATGACAGCGTGAACAACACGAGTCAAGAGCACAAGATTAAACTCAACGCAGAGATTATGAGACAGCATAACGATCTTCATAGAGAAGCCAACCAGATAGAAACTCCTTATAAGTACGAAAA AGGAAAAAGCTCGAAAAAATCAACTCCGATGTCTTCAGCAGACACAGATGTTCTCAGCATCCAAGAACACTCTTCAAAAATTCGGAAATCTCAA CGTGGACTTGAGTACGGTCAGGCGTCACAAGACCTGGAAGACTTGAGGAAGACAATAGAAATGACAAAAGAAAGAAGAATG GACAAGGTCACAGAGAAGACGAAGGAAAGAAAAGCAGTGAGGTTTTATCGTGGTTCAATAACG AACGCACTCCGCGAGCTGAGAATGCTGCAGGAAATTCTTGGCcagaaagaaaacatttctgtACCGCCATCTTGTAATGAATC CTCAATTCGAAGCGACCTGAGTGAAGAAAAGTCAAAGAACGAATTTGAAGGACTCTGTATGGTAGAAAGAAGAGAA ATGGCGAACCTTATGAAGGAAAATAATTCTCGTTTCTTGTTGCCCGGACTGAGGCAAGAGTACAGCTCCATAGGCCAATTAAAAGAAACCATGGACGACATAGGTAGCGCCTTCTATGATAATGAAAGTcaaaatcaatttattattaaagCTCTAGAAGAG GGCTTAaacgaaactaaaaataaactcaTAGAGACTGAAGAACGGGAGAGATCTCTCCAGACTGCACTCCAGGATATGCAGCAGGAGAAAAACAAGCTGCAACAG CATTATTCCAAAACTTTAGAAGAAAGTTTAAATAAGGAGAAAGCAGAAGAGCTACGGagggaaatagaaaaattaaaattacaattacgAGAAGGAGACAGAAAGATAGAACAGCTtgagaaaaaagaagaaacaacaaCGGAAGAAAACATTGAACTACGTATGAATCTCCTAAAAATACAAGAGGAattgacaaaacaaaattatcacaaAGATTCTGTGATTGAAGAGCGAGATACACAAATCGCTGAATTGGAAAGAGAGATTAAG TCTCTATCAGATCTCCGTTTGAAGAATGAGGAGGCACAACAAGAACAGTCAAAGAAAATAGAAGAACTTgaaaagaaacaagcaaaaacacTTGCTgcaaaaacacttgaaattaggCAG GAAGCTGACTGTCAGTTAGCAGAACTGAATATAAAAATTGCATGTCAAGAGGAGGAACTGATCCGCTTACGAAGAGAAAACTCAGAACTCGGTACACGATTGAAGAGTTCTGAAAACATCTGTAGTGTCAGCAGCCAAGATGACATACTGGAAAACCAAGAAAACTTGGCATGGCTCGAATCTCCACTT AGTTCACCCAACAGTGGAGAGACAAGCCGTCTGAAGAAGCGTGTTGAGGAAGCAGAGAGTAAAGCAAAAGAGAATCAGGACAGAGCAGATTACCTCTATCTCCTACTCAATCAGAAACTTGTAGAACTAAACAAACTACAGCTGACTCTTTCAAGCCAAACAAAG GAACTGATCCATTTGGAGAAAGCTGCACTACCAACTTCGATGTCATCTTAG
- the LOC143255438 gene encoding uncharacterized protein LOC143255438 isoform X3, with product MVLLKKQWMKTEFWFLLKQGKLIIQIPQRINIKYSKFLNAKVLKKNMAANPKNDHIKVKTVVCQDIEDNTKTPEDSMCTKNPSSERSKDEENSWSLRRVEHEESGSSIESDVRKYRSSCTEDEEVQYEISSVKRDKGESGTTLNDYSVIESNSIECCYTSNITSSRDIVPVAIPQEEDVEEYALNPNINPPEGATVDHGAAIIQKNCDISEKHLLWKEVDEEGDNLTREHVDMRHDVCGSTEQEVDPNNRKWVPSFKTETEPKQKIENSRINDSVNNTSQEHKIKLNAEIMRQHNDLHREANQIETPYKYEKGKSSKKSTPMSSADTDVLSIQEHSSKIRKSQRGLEYGQASQDLEDLRKTIEMTKERRMFRVLLQNALRELRMLQEILGQKENISVPPSCNESSIRSDLSEEKSKNEFEGLCMVERREMANLMKENNSRFLLPGLRQEYSSIGQLKETMDDIGSAFYDNESQNQFIIKALEEGLNETKNKLIETEERERSLQTALQDMQQEKNKLQQHYSKTLEESLNKEKAEELRREIEKLKLQLREGDRKIEQLEKKEETTTEENIELRMNLLKIQEELTKQNYHKDSVIEERDTQIAELEREIKSLSDLRLKNEEAQQEQSKKIEELEKKQAKTLAAKTLEIRQEADCQLAELNIKIACQEEELIRLRRENSELGTRLKSSENICSVSSQDDILENQENLAWLESPLSSPNSGETSRLKKRVEEAESKAKENQDRADYLYLLLNQKLVELNKLQLTLSSQTKELIHLEKAALPTSMSS from the exons ATGGTGTTGCTAAAGAAGCAGTGGATGAAAACAGAATTTTGGTTTCTATTGAAACAAGGGAAGTTGATCATTCAAATTCCTCAACGAATAAAcatcaaatattcaaaatttctAAATGCGAAAGTTTTGAAAAAGAATATGGCGGCGAATCCAAAAAATGACCATATTAAAGTGAAAACTGTAGTTTGTCAGGATATCGAAGATAATACCAAAACACCAGAAGATTCGATGTGCACAAAAAATCCTTCTTCTGAAAGGAGTAAAGATGAGGAGAACAGCTGGTCTTTAAGAAGAGTAGAACACGAAGAAAGTGGAAGTTCGATAGAAAGTGACGTAAGAAAATATAGATCAAGCTGTACGGAAGATGAAGaagttcaatatgaaattagtAGTGTAAAGAGGGACAAAGGAGAATCAGGGACAACACTGAATGATTATTCTGTTATTGAATCCAACAGTATAGAATGTTGTTACACGTCTAACATTACTTCAAGTAGGGATATCGTACCGGTAGCTATTCCACAGGAAGAAGACGTTGAAGAATATGCACTAAATCCAAACATTAATCCACCAGAAGGCGCCACCGTGGATCACGGAGCAGCTATTATTCAGAAAAACTGTGATATTTCTGAGAAGCATTTATTATGGAAAGAAGTCGATGAGGAAGGAGACAATTTAACTAGAGAACATGTAGACATGAGACATGACGTTTGTGGAAGCACAGAACAGGAGGTTGATCCAAACAACAGGAAGTGGGTGCCGTCTTTCAAAACCGAAACTGAACCCAAACAGAAGATTGAAAACAGTCGGATAAATGACAGCGTGAACAACACGAGTCAAGAGCACAAGATTAAACTCAACGCAGAGATTATGAGACAGCATAACGATCTTCATAGAGAAGCCAACCAGATAGAAACTCCTTATAAGTACGAAAA AGGAAAAAGCTCGAAAAAATCAACTCCGATGTCTTCAGCAGACACAGATGTTCTCAGCATCCAAGAACACTCTTCAAAAATTCGGAAATCTCAA CGTGGACTTGAGTACGGTCAGGCGTCACAAGACCTGGAAGACTTGAGGAAGACAATAGAAATGACAAAAGAAAGAAGAATG TTTCGTGTTCTTCTACAGAACGCACTCCGCGAGCTGAGAATGCTGCAGGAAATTCTTGGCcagaaagaaaacatttctgtACCGCCATCTTGTAATGAATC CTCAATTCGAAGCGACCTGAGTGAAGAAAAGTCAAAGAACGAATTTGAAGGACTCTGTATGGTAGAAAGAAGAGAA ATGGCGAACCTTATGAAGGAAAATAATTCTCGTTTCTTGTTGCCCGGACTGAGGCAAGAGTACAGCTCCATAGGCCAATTAAAAGAAACCATGGACGACATAGGTAGCGCCTTCTATGATAATGAAAGTcaaaatcaatttattattaaagCTCTAGAAGAG GGCTTAaacgaaactaaaaataaactcaTAGAGACTGAAGAACGGGAGAGATCTCTCCAGACTGCACTCCAGGATATGCAGCAGGAGAAAAACAAGCTGCAACAG CATTATTCCAAAACTTTAGAAGAAAGTTTAAATAAGGAGAAAGCAGAAGAGCTACGGagggaaatagaaaaattaaaattacaattacgAGAAGGAGACAGAAAGATAGAACAGCTtgagaaaaaagaagaaacaacaaCGGAAGAAAACATTGAACTACGTATGAATCTCCTAAAAATACAAGAGGAattgacaaaacaaaattatcacaaAGATTCTGTGATTGAAGAGCGAGATACACAAATCGCTGAATTGGAAAGAGAGATTAAG TCTCTATCAGATCTCCGTTTGAAGAATGAGGAGGCACAACAAGAACAGTCAAAGAAAATAGAAGAACTTgaaaagaaacaagcaaaaacacTTGCTgcaaaaacacttgaaattaggCAG GAAGCTGACTGTCAGTTAGCAGAACTGAATATAAAAATTGCATGTCAAGAGGAGGAACTGATCCGCTTACGAAGAGAAAACTCAGAACTCGGTACACGATTGAAGAGTTCTGAAAACATCTGTAGTGTCAGCAGCCAAGATGACATACTGGAAAACCAAGAAAACTTGGCATGGCTCGAATCTCCACTT AGTTCACCCAACAGTGGAGAGACAAGCCGTCTGAAGAAGCGTGTTGAGGAAGCAGAGAGTAAAGCAAAAGAGAATCAGGACAGAGCAGATTACCTCTATCTCCTACTCAATCAGAAACTTGTAGAACTAAACAAACTACAGCTGACTCTTTCAAGCCAAACAAAG GAACTGATCCATTTGGAGAAAGCTGCACTACCAACTTCGATGTCATCTTAG
- the LOC143255438 gene encoding uncharacterized protein LOC143255438 isoform X4: protein MVLLKKQWMKTEFWFLLKQGKLIIQIPQRINIKYSKFLNAKVLKKNMAANPKNDHIKVKTVVCQDIEDNTKTPEDSMCTKNPSSERSKDEENSWSLRRVEHEESGSSIESDVRKYRSSCTEDEEVQYEISSVKRDKGESGTTLNDYSVIESNSIECCYTSNITSSRDIVPVAIPQEEDVEEYALNPNINPPEGATVDHGAAIIQKNCDISEKHLLWKEVDEEGDNLTREHVDMRHDVCGSTEQEVDPNNRKWVPSFKTETEPKQKIENSRINDSVNNTSQEHKIKLNAEIMRQHNDLHREANQIETPYKYEKGKSSKKSTPMSSADTDVLSIQEHSSKIRKSQRGLEYGQASQDLEDLRKTIEMTKERRMNALRELRMLQEILGQKENISVPPSCNESSIRSDLSEEKSKNEFEGLCMVERREMANLMKENNSRFLLPGLRQEYSSIGQLKETMDDIGSAFYDNESQNQFIIKALEEGLNETKNKLIETEERERSLQTALQDMQQEKNKLQQHYSKTLEESLNKEKAEELRREIEKLKLQLREGDRKIEQLEKKEETTTEENIELRMNLLKIQEELTKQNYHKDSVIEERDTQIAELEREIKSLSDLRLKNEEAQQEQSKKIEELEKKQAKTLAAKTLEIRQEADCQLAELNIKIACQEEELIRLRRENSELGTRLKSSENICSVSSQDDILENQENLAWLESPLSSPNSGETSRLKKRVEEAESKAKENQDRADYLYLLLNQKLVELNKLQLTLSSQTKELIHLEKAALPTSMSS from the exons ATGGTGTTGCTAAAGAAGCAGTGGATGAAAACAGAATTTTGGTTTCTATTGAAACAAGGGAAGTTGATCATTCAAATTCCTCAACGAATAAAcatcaaatattcaaaatttctAAATGCGAAAGTTTTGAAAAAGAATATGGCGGCGAATCCAAAAAATGACCATATTAAAGTGAAAACTGTAGTTTGTCAGGATATCGAAGATAATACCAAAACACCAGAAGATTCGATGTGCACAAAAAATCCTTCTTCTGAAAGGAGTAAAGATGAGGAGAACAGCTGGTCTTTAAGAAGAGTAGAACACGAAGAAAGTGGAAGTTCGATAGAAAGTGACGTAAGAAAATATAGATCAAGCTGTACGGAAGATGAAGaagttcaatatgaaattagtAGTGTAAAGAGGGACAAAGGAGAATCAGGGACAACACTGAATGATTATTCTGTTATTGAATCCAACAGTATAGAATGTTGTTACACGTCTAACATTACTTCAAGTAGGGATATCGTACCGGTAGCTATTCCACAGGAAGAAGACGTTGAAGAATATGCACTAAATCCAAACATTAATCCACCAGAAGGCGCCACCGTGGATCACGGAGCAGCTATTATTCAGAAAAACTGTGATATTTCTGAGAAGCATTTATTATGGAAAGAAGTCGATGAGGAAGGAGACAATTTAACTAGAGAACATGTAGACATGAGACATGACGTTTGTGGAAGCACAGAACAGGAGGTTGATCCAAACAACAGGAAGTGGGTGCCGTCTTTCAAAACCGAAACTGAACCCAAACAGAAGATTGAAAACAGTCGGATAAATGACAGCGTGAACAACACGAGTCAAGAGCACAAGATTAAACTCAACGCAGAGATTATGAGACAGCATAACGATCTTCATAGAGAAGCCAACCAGATAGAAACTCCTTATAAGTACGAAAA AGGAAAAAGCTCGAAAAAATCAACTCCGATGTCTTCAGCAGACACAGATGTTCTCAGCATCCAAGAACACTCTTCAAAAATTCGGAAATCTCAA CGTGGACTTGAGTACGGTCAGGCGTCACAAGACCTGGAAGACTTGAGGAAGACAATAGAAATGACAAAAGAAAGAAGAATG AACGCACTCCGCGAGCTGAGAATGCTGCAGGAAATTCTTGGCcagaaagaaaacatttctgtACCGCCATCTTGTAATGAATC CTCAATTCGAAGCGACCTGAGTGAAGAAAAGTCAAAGAACGAATTTGAAGGACTCTGTATGGTAGAAAGAAGAGAA ATGGCGAACCTTATGAAGGAAAATAATTCTCGTTTCTTGTTGCCCGGACTGAGGCAAGAGTACAGCTCCATAGGCCAATTAAAAGAAACCATGGACGACATAGGTAGCGCCTTCTATGATAATGAAAGTcaaaatcaatttattattaaagCTCTAGAAGAG GGCTTAaacgaaactaaaaataaactcaTAGAGACTGAAGAACGGGAGAGATCTCTCCAGACTGCACTCCAGGATATGCAGCAGGAGAAAAACAAGCTGCAACAG CATTATTCCAAAACTTTAGAAGAAAGTTTAAATAAGGAGAAAGCAGAAGAGCTACGGagggaaatagaaaaattaaaattacaattacgAGAAGGAGACAGAAAGATAGAACAGCTtgagaaaaaagaagaaacaacaaCGGAAGAAAACATTGAACTACGTATGAATCTCCTAAAAATACAAGAGGAattgacaaaacaaaattatcacaaAGATTCTGTGATTGAAGAGCGAGATACACAAATCGCTGAATTGGAAAGAGAGATTAAG TCTCTATCAGATCTCCGTTTGAAGAATGAGGAGGCACAACAAGAACAGTCAAAGAAAATAGAAGAACTTgaaaagaaacaagcaaaaacacTTGCTgcaaaaacacttgaaattaggCAG GAAGCTGACTGTCAGTTAGCAGAACTGAATATAAAAATTGCATGTCAAGAGGAGGAACTGATCCGCTTACGAAGAGAAAACTCAGAACTCGGTACACGATTGAAGAGTTCTGAAAACATCTGTAGTGTCAGCAGCCAAGATGACATACTGGAAAACCAAGAAAACTTGGCATGGCTCGAATCTCCACTT AGTTCACCCAACAGTGGAGAGACAAGCCGTCTGAAGAAGCGTGTTGAGGAAGCAGAGAGTAAAGCAAAAGAGAATCAGGACAGAGCAGATTACCTCTATCTCCTACTCAATCAGAAACTTGTAGAACTAAACAAACTACAGCTGACTCTTTCAAGCCAAACAAAG GAACTGATCCATTTGGAGAAAGCTGCACTACCAACTTCGATGTCATCTTAG